In Plasmodium chabaudi chabaudi strain AS genome assembly, chromosome: 10, a single genomic region encodes these proteins:
- a CDS encoding glideosome associated protein with multiple membrane spans 3, putative — MWFTTRQDGLDDNCHTNRGPCFQISGFFGSTLRIGFFLEFVALTFLFMSYWSNGGKGLFSYDLKNISDDFRMDQSFRNSMAFWTGIYLIGAIFVMSFQVLLADDTCWARGYRAGSKILRLASFLDTISATLQFIFYLYISKFYTKKWYLHFNEGGSEWVFFIFVRLVHAFSCLLYGLACYLLEVYHDEGAGDLHAYINGIMFAFAGLTEIFVIFCNSGSYSNFLLWLALGAVSLWSYYFEPEVNHVSPALHETELTNDVEQQVEKFSRYTPYPQDTQNAYYPA, encoded by the exons ATGTGGTTTACAACGAGACAAGACGGTCTTGATGATAATTGTCACACAAACAGAGGCCCCTGTTTTCAAATTAGCGGCTTTTTTGGATCAACATTAAGGATaggtttttttttagagtTTGTAGCATTaacctttttatttatgtccTACTGGTCAAATGGAGGAAAGGGATTATTTAGttatgatttaaaaaatataagtgaTGATTTTAGAATGGATCAATCATTCAGAAATTCTATGGCATTTTGGACtggtatttatttaattggaGCAATATTTGTAATGTCTTTTCAAGTCCTTCTTGCTGATGACACATG ttgGGCAAGAGGATATCGTGCTGGATCCAAAATTTTGAGATTGGCTTCCTTTTTAGACACAATAAGTGCAACAttacaatttattttttatttatatatttcaaaattttatacaaaaaaatggtatTTACACTTTAACGAAGGAGGAAGTGAATGggtcttttttatttttgtcagATTAGTTCATGCATTTTcttgtttattatatggTCTTGCTTGTTATTTATTAGAAGTTTATCACGATGAAGGTGCAGGAGAtttacatgcatatataaatggcATCATGTTTGCCTTTGCTGGATTAACAG aaatatttgttatattcTGTAACTCGGGAAGCTATTCAAATTTCTTGCTATGGTTAGCCTTAGGAGCTGTCTCTTTGTGGTCTTACTACTTTGAGCCCGAAGTCAATCATGTATCCCCAGCTTTACATGAAACAGAATTAACAAATGATGTTGAACAACAAGTCGAGAAATTTTCAAGATATACTCCATATCCACAAGATACCCAAAATGCATACTATCCAgcttaa